The genomic interval aaaaaaaaaaaaaagaacctccCTTTTTGGACTAACGCCATGTATAACCCCTATGATGGGTTATGTGGTCCGAAGACTGAACTTAGTTTGGTTGATCAAACCACAACTAAGTTAAAGTAATATGTCTGTAAGATCAGTTTGCCTACCTCAACCTGGTCCGAACTCTAGGAGTGTACAACCCTACTCAGACCAAACCGACTATCAACtgccaacacttccacaacagtgtggctgcactaatattCCTCTCTAATTACGGTACCAAATTTTCATCACAGTTGGTCCATCagagttcttaaaacatataattgcaatttacataataaaaacaataaaatggTTTCCTCGTTTTCTTaacataataatcataaaaatctTTCCACACTGTTCCCAACAATCCATGAAATAAGTATACCACTATaaacacttatatatatatatatatccccatAAAAGTCCCAATAGACTTAATTATATAAAAGATGaattatgccacacaatttgagtgatatatCATTATTTAATAAACCGCCCGAAGAAAATATATCATAATACACCCGATGTATTTTACTGAAAATGAGGGTATAGTCATCTCCACAATTTAATTTAAcccaaaatatataatttaaaggAAAATAGAAATGATCAACCCTACTCcctttaatttttccaaaaacacGTATAATAAAAACAATATCATCTATTTCAAACTCTTAGTTCGTTCATAAAATATGGCATATCATCCATATATTCGTATATTCAGATAAGCCGAAGTTTTGACGATTCTTCGACTGTTGATGAAATGGCTAGTAAACTACTGTTCCATCTCAGAGAAGGAGCCGATCAATCCAGACTGTAGGGTTCAGTACCAATCCCTAgcactacctttaagggtggCTGCAATTGCCTGACACATGATGGCCTTAGGTGTGCCCTGCAATTGCATCAATACCTTGAAGGTGTCCAGATAATCGACTGGATCAGTCAAACCCTCATACCTTTCAAAGGTCGGCATTTTGAATTTGCTGGGTAGCGaaacctccatcacttctttggtgaacgGCGGCTCCGAGGATCTTAGAGAGGCTTCCCCATAGAAGGGGTTGGTACGACCTTCTTTTATCATCTTCTCAATTTGGTCTATCTTCTTAATCATTTCCTCTAACCCGGTCGATCTTTGCTCATTGACTCCTATGTTGTTCACGTCTTCCACCTTCTTAGTGAGgttagttttttcctcactctcctTTAGTTTCTCTACTTTCTTAGGTGGGTTGGGGATAACCTGTTGTTGGTGGGGGATATGCTCTTCCTAACTCTTTTGCTGCAAGAGTAGGCtgaacatatcctccattttcTTTTGAAAGACGAGAAATTCCTCCCTGGTGACCCCCGAGTGTTCTACGGGGCGTGGAGTGAATGGATTGGGGTAATTCTTTTCTAGTGCCAAGGCTAGAGCTTGAGCCATGAGTGGTTGTCATAATTTGAGTATCGGAGGTCGGGAGTAGAATGAGCATCTCTCATAAGCgattcccacagacggcgccaactgttgcgggataaaaattATTGGCACCTGCGGCGTTGCTCTTCGACTTTCGATGAtctgaaaaggatgaaaacaaaatAATCTTAGaagacccggggtgtactccgggggattaTTCTGATGCCTAAGCAAGGGAATGTTTccaagaggttgaatgcaacagtaagattGGGTTAAGAGTCAGTTACCTTGGCATATTTGCATCACCCTTCTTTATAGTGACGAGGTTTGACCCTTGGGATAATCGGTTATTATGGCGCGGGGGCATAGATCGCTCCGGAGGTTTAAAGTGTCAGCATGGATCACTCTAGGCGTTTAAGGTGCCAACATGGATCTCTCCATTCATTATTGGATTAGAACTAATTGCTCATGTCAGAGGATTTGACTTGGGTAGTGATTGTTGAGTTTTAACTTCCTTTCATAAGCTAatatatttagggcatatcagTTGTAGTGTAAGAAGAACATGACTTGGGGATCCTGAATATGCTTATTTTACTAGAAGAGCTTGTCAAGTTTAAAGAACACTAATGCATGCTTGAAACTAATTTCTTGAACGAATTTTCCTTTCTTGTTACGATGAGACTGTGAGTTTGCTAAGACAAAGACGAGGTGACCAAAGAAGGGCTATAGAAGAACCCTACAATGGTTATGTCAaaaatgttgagaattccacttgtgactttgtcccacattggaaaaattgagtggatgatgggtgcttatatacatggttggacccaaggcttaatagacttaaacttttgggtcaagttggtattcaccAATATGTATTAAACCCACCTATGggctcctccagtcctaacaagtggtatcagagccgaccaTTCGTAattctgggtgagcgacatcgtaaaaaggtgaagttaattctcctgacgtgctaacagttggaggaccaagtgtgtgatcgAGGCTAAGAAGGATCATCAAAGCTATCAAAATAGATCCAAATTAGGTCAAgacatgggaggtaggattggtttggaggcgccATTTGGAATACAATCTGAGAGACGTAAGACgacccacttgagcaattgttggagAATGGACTTACTCCTAGATGAGAGACAATTTTCGTTCAAAGGGGAGCAATTAGAACTCATAAgtaagggagagattgttgagaattccacttgtgactttatcccacattggaaaaattgagtggatgatggatgcttatatacatggttgggtccaagacccaatagcttaaacttttaggtcaagttggtgtaCTCCTTCGGTCCAAACAAAAAAGGGTTTTATAAAAGGCAATTGAAGACCTTCAGTAAGGCAATTCTCGCCTTTACTCCTTTTTATGCTACCTGTTATAAGCTCTCCTTTATTTGTGTGAGGTATTTCTAAGTTCTAACTTCTCCCCATTTTCAGTAATGGGTTGTTGTGAGAGTTACTTGGTTGTACGAAGTTATAACCACTTTTAATTAAAGGGGTTGTTTGACAACActgtcaaaaattaaaaaaatagaaataaaaaacaaataaaaaactagaaataaaaactaaaaattataaaatcaatatattatttgattaacatttataaaattaatataaattaaaaacttaattaaaaatgctcattttcatctttaaatcaaataataatataaaaataattataataataaaattacaaataatacacattaaaaatttttataataaaaaattatgataattattttatttaattgttctatttttaaaatttactttctaataaaaattttattggacatgaaaattaaaaaaatagtaaaactatattataattaattttattattatttatttaaaatttatatatttttatcttaattatattcaaattcatatgaccatttaattttgatttcaatttaagtgtataaaatgagtttaatttgaaaaattatttctagatattaaGTGTATAAAGCTTTATCAACATATTGTTaaaactgaaaatcataaaatctaatttaattttttatcaaacaactaaaaataaacacaaaattgagaatataaataaatatatttttataatctatttttttataatgaaaaaataaaaataaaaaataaaaaaatagtaacaATACCAAAAAGACTCTGTTCTAAGAGTTGTTTGCTTGTACGATGCTACAATcacttttaattaataaattcaaaaatttgcaAAATTTTACTTCTTTTGCCGTACTTAATTTagacaaaaataaaagaatatttgTTGCATTTAATTTGAAAGTTCGCGTTTGCATATATTTGCACGTCGTAAAGCTGTCAGTTTAGTTATTAATGTTAGTTTGACCatctttattttaaattacaaaatttaTTAAGACAGGGATTTTAAGTCCGACTTCAACTTTCGAAAGAAACTTCAAATTGCTTTTCATTATAGtcaaatttccaaaaaaatgaaaaaacaaaaaaacaaaaagaaggatGAAATTTCAgactataattaaaattaaaccaAGACTGAGACAGAACAGATCAACCCATGAAACTACAAAGAGCGGTGGCCTTACAATCACAATTCTCAGATTTGGAATGGCAAATCTGAGTTTGATTTTATTCGATCCAGACAATAAGATCGATCCTAAATATTTACGCAGGGATCAAGAAAACAGGGGATTCAGATTTCAAATTCAGAACCACCACGTAATTTACAAAAAATctaaaacaaaagagagagagcgagagagagagagacagagagatcTGGACTATGGCGAAGCGATGGGGGAAGTTCCGAGAAGTTTGTGAGCCTGAGAGAGCTGATCCATGAGAGAGAGGATGCGAGCGCGGTGGTCACGTGCCTGATCGACAGCCTCCGCCTCGAGCTCTCCGAGTTGGAAGCAGAGCCTCTCCTCGCCGTCCTCCGCCACTCTCAGCCTCTCCCACGTTCTCTGCAGCTCTTCCCTCATCCTCTCCTCCCTCTCCCTGCTCTTTTCCAGCTCCCTCTCCAGTTCCTCGTTTCTCCTCCACAACGCCTCCGCCTCGTCCGTCGCAGGCTGTCGCCGCTCTCCGCCCGACGCCGTCGCCACCGCCATCGCCGTGGTTGGAGCCATAAATCAAACTAATGAAATGTGAGAGAGCTACTTTACTCTCGCCTCGCCTCGCCTCTGCCTCTTTGCTTTGGTTATGGCCAAGACCGTTTTCGGGTAGTTAAATAAGGCCCGGGGTATATGTCCACGTTCAATGAATCTGGCTCGTTTGGGAAAAAGTCAGAAATGTGTGAGCGGACGGCTCAATGAGTGTACCTTCTGTGTTGTTGTCCATCCATTTTGGAAGCAAGATGAGTCCAATTGAGAGTTTTTTCGTTtctttatgaaaaatatttttcagaataactCTGGCGTAATCTTACTGTTgaaagtagcgagatttaaacaaatttaattactTCAAGTAACGAGATTTACTTTTGACCGAAAGGCTCGTGTCGatgcgtggtaaatctcgctactccaagtagcgagatttgtttcgGATTTGAAATGCCCATCCACCCGACTATCgacgcgtgacaaatctcgctatttcaagtagcgagatttgcttcagactAACCTCGATCGTTCTTCCTCATTTCTTGCGCGAACAGAACAGTACATTTGCAGAGGAGGAGCGCAGGTTATCGTTGAAAGACTTAGGAGCGCAGGTGACCGTTGCGGGCTTCAAACCGTTGAGGGCTATATAAACTCGAGATGGGGTAAGTTACATTTTCAATGTTTGgttcataaatttttaaattaattttatttgatcCAAAACCTTTGATAATCAAAGGGTCTGAGTTTATAGTGCTGAAAGATTCATGGATAAGTGCTTTTCTTAaggttagtattttttttttttgtatttgaatttcatTTTTTGCCGAGAATATgtaattttttccattcaaactgttatttaatatttaatttttttttgggatcgTTTTTCCCATTGTATAATGCATtgaatttcttatttttcatctTTCCTATTGGCAAAATTTAATTGTTTTTCTTGGTTTGCAATGTATTGATTCTTGtatcataaattaaaaaaaattctatttaaacttttgttctttaaaaaaaaaacaaaaggtaCCCATGATTACTCAATTTATGATTTACATTAATTTTTTTTGCT from Malania oleifera isolate guangnan ecotype guangnan chromosome 9, ASM2987363v1, whole genome shotgun sequence carries:
- the LOC131163986 gene encoding protein RESPONSE TO LOW SULFUR 3-like; the encoded protein is MAPTTAMAVATASGGERRQPATDEAEALWRRNEELERELEKSREREERMREELQRTWERLRVAEDGEERLCFQLGELEAEAVDQARDHRARILSLMDQLSQAHKLLGTSPIASP